The Paenarthrobacter aurescens region TCAACAGTTTCCCGGTTATCCCACCAACGGAATCGAAAAGCCGGCAGGGTACTTCCCAGCGGTGATGATTCCGTCCTGGATCAGACGCTGGCAGATGTGGATCCGGCAATCGGCGCTTTCGAGTCACACACGGTAGCCAAGGCGTTCCGCGCCTTGCCTGAACGGTGGCAGGCCGTGCTCTGGTATTTGGACGTCGAACGCATGAAACCTGCAGCCGTGGCACCCATCCTTGGTTTGTCCGCAAACGCAGTATCGGCGCTCGCCCTTCGTGCCCGTGAAGGCCTGAGGAGGCAGTACCTGCAATTCCACGTTGCGGACCAGGCTGACAGCAAGTGTTCTGAGTACTCTTCGAAGCTCGGTAACTACATCCGCGGTGGAGTGTCCAGTGCCACTGAGCGCAGGATCCGCGAGCACCTTGACGGTTGTGCTGCCTGCACGGCGGCTCTTGCGGAATTGAGGGATGTTCAGGGGACCATGCGGGCAGTCCTCCTACCGCTGGTTACCGGGATCCCCGCGGCGCTGTGGGCGGGAAAAGGGGCCGGACTTGGAATGATGGGCAGTATGGTGCCCGCAAAGATGGCCGGGGCTGTCCCGGCCCTGGCGCAACCTGCGCTGATGGCGCTCGTTGCAACAACCGCCCTGGGACTCGTGCTGGGGGCCTTAGGCGTCGTTGACCACTTGACCCCGGATTCATACACCCAGCAGCGTGCTGTGGAATCCGCAGTTTCTCCCAGAGACACAACGCCCGTCACTCCCGTGCCGTCACCAACAAGCACGCCGGCTCCTGCCGCCCCCCAAACAGTTGTGTCTCCGGTCGTGCCGCAACCAGTGGACGTGCAACTCGTTGACGTGCCGCCCGAGCCACAGGAGCCGGCAGGGGCGAACCCCGTGCCGACGACTCCCGCGGAACCACCGGCTGCGGCGTCCCCTGCCCCTCCAACCGTCGCCACCCCATCTGCAGTGCCAGTGGTAGTTCCATCAAC contains the following coding sequences:
- a CDS encoding sigma-70 family RNA polymerase sigma factor gives rise to the protein MARVSHASNKISFDDGQLIELVRSGDMSAFDGLYERHVQVASKVARRNVDNQSDAEDVVAEAFQSVLQSLVSGKGPDTFFRAYLLSTVSRLSHQRNRKAGRVLPSGDDSVLDQTLADVDPAIGAFESHTVAKAFRALPERWQAVLWYLDVERMKPAAVAPILGLSANAVSALALRAREGLRRQYLQFHVADQADSKCSEYSSKLGNYIRGGVSSATERRIREHLDGCAACTAALAELRDVQGTMRAVLLPLVTGIPAALWAGKGAGLGMMGSMVPAKMAGAVPALAQPALMALVATTALGLVLGALGVVDHLTPDSYTQQRAVESAVSPRDTTPVTPVPSPTSTPAPAAPQTVVSPVVPQPVDVQLVDVPPEPQEPAGANPVPTTPAEPPAAASPAPPTVATPSAVPVVVPSTVPPVVVDASVRRAGDRERHFTVMEIDFKVSGSRTLRTVKAVFSVEKSSWIVEDSVKAPEGWNCSFEGRSVVSCSSDSVQPADLHFQIGTVSKRNHGHGDKDEGVLTYSLSGQGVASKRFSAVY